Proteins from a single region of Gossypium arboreum isolate Shixiya-1 chromosome 1, ASM2569848v2, whole genome shotgun sequence:
- the LOC108481835 gene encoding polyadenylate-binding protein RBP47-like — protein sequence MAALKVSSIKIIRNKQTGQSEGYGFVEFNSRATAEKVLQSCNGSLMPNTEQLFRLNWASFDVNERRSDAGSDLSIFVGDLAADVTDTVLDETFSSKFQSVKGAKVVIDSNTGRSKGYGFVRFGDENERSRAMTEMNGVYCSSRPMRISVAIPKKAFGYQQQYYSQGRQALNGAVEQGLHSHNDSNNATIFVGGLDSDVSDDDLRQPFS from the exons ATGGCAGCGTTGAAG GTTTCGTCTATAAAAATCATACGAAATAAACAAACCGGACAATCTGAAGGATACGGATTCGTGGAGTTTAACTCTCGAGCAACGGCTGAAAAGGTTTTACAGAGCTGTAATGGTTCTCTGATGCCAAATACAGAGCAGCTTTTCCGTCTGAACTGGGCTTCGTTCGATGTGAACGAAAGACGATCTGATGCTGGCTCCGATCTATCTATATTCGTAGGAGATTTGGCTGCCGATGTAACTGATACGGTGTTGGATGAAACCTTTTCTAGTAAATTTCAATCTGTCAAAGGAGCAAAAGTTGTTATCGATTCGAATACCGGTCGTTCGAAAGGTTATGGTTTCGTTCGGTTCGGTGATGAAAATGAAAGGTCGAGGGCCATGACTGAAATGAATGGAGTGTATTGCTCAAGTAGACCAATGAGAATTAGTGTTGCCATTCCCAAGAAAGCATTTGGATATCAGCAACAGTATTATTCGCAAG GTAGACAAGCATTGAATGGTGCTGTGGAACAAGGTCTTCATTCTCATAACGACTCGAACAATGCTACC ATTTTTGTTGGAGGACTTGACTCGGATGTTAGCGATGATGATCTTAGACAACCCTTTTCCTAG
- the LOC108481836 gene encoding serine/threonine protein phosphatase 2A 57 kDa regulatory subunit B' alpha isoform-like, with translation MSHIAVHQSLLKTGFDSGELILETSGMEVIIDGKATVVTATVTVMAMQHHQVRILACTPLQLPFLVLLKSGEVLREFNHVNPQTEFLKTIHKLADTIIRGLLKYWPLTNCQKEVLFLGELEEVLEATQSVEFQRCMVPLFRQIARCLNSLHFQGYHEVDSLEKGFNVDPDLLSLPFSDVGNFLLSDDKIYNDLADCSGDVRANQDNMKLSTVQGYTIFMNSSAH, from the exons ATGAGTCATATTGCAGTGCACCAAAGCTTACTTAAAACCGGTTTTGACAGCGGAGAGCTGATTCTGGAAACCAGTGGAATGGAGGTTATTATTGACGGCAAGGCTACGGTGGTTACGGCTACGGTTACGGTTATGGCTATGCAACACCACCAAGTCCGGATCCTAGCATGTACGCCGCTGCAGCTGCCGTTCCTAGTGCTTCTTAAGAGTGGTGAG GTGCTTCGAGAGTTCAATCATGTTAATCCACAAACGGAGTTTTTGAAAACGATTCATAAGTTAGCTGATACGATTATTAGAGGGTTGTTGAAGTATTGGCCTTTGACTAATTGTCAGAAGGAAGTTCTCTTCCTCGGGGAACTTGAGGAAGTACTTGAAGCAACACAGTCTGTGGAGTTCCAACGATGTATGGTTCCACTTTTCAGACAGATTGCGCGTTGCCTCAATAGCTTACATTTCCAG GGTTATCATGAAGTAGACTCACTAGAAAAGGGGTTTAATGTTGATCCA GATCTTCTGTCACTGCCGTTTTCTGATGTTGGAAACTTTCTTCTGTCAG ACGACAAGATATACAATGATCTGGCTGACTGCAGCGGTGATGTCAGAGCAAATCAAGACAATATGAAACTGTCAACTGTCCAGGGGTATACAATATTTATGAACTCAAGTGCTCACTGA